A stretch of Acidobacteriota bacterium DNA encodes these proteins:
- a CDS encoding DUF1624 domain-containing protein, whose protein sequence is MTSSRLVSLDVFRGATMAAMVVVNNPGDWSQVYAPLLHAEWHGWTPTDLIFPFFVFIVGVSVTLSKRTQQPVTVILRRSALIFGFGLLLALYPRFDLSTVRLMGVLQRLALCYLAAALFYKAMGEADEEDKWQAAVGVTAVLLLAYWAVMQFIPAPGGVAGDLTPAGNLGAWIDRTVIGEAHLWRQSKTWDPEGLLGTIPAVASALSGVAAGVILTGRRTAPQKAAFLVAGGGAAIVMGLVWDRSFPINKSLWTSSYVLFTSGLASIALAMCFWLFDARGRQAFLRPLVVLGTNALVLFVVSGLLVKTLLFFKVMGPDGVLISVNRWLYITGFEPFASPKNASLLFALANLAVLYVLLEVLYRRRWFLRV, encoded by the coding sequence GTGACCTCCTCCCGTCTGGTGTCTCTCGATGTATTCCGTGGCGCGACGATGGCCGCGATGGTTGTGGTCAACAACCCCGGTGATTGGAGCCAGGTCTACGCACCGCTGTTGCATGCCGAGTGGCACGGCTGGACGCCGACCGATCTCATCTTTCCGTTTTTTGTCTTCATCGTCGGCGTGTCCGTGACGTTGTCGAAGCGGACACAGCAGCCGGTCACCGTGATCCTGAGGCGATCGGCTCTGATCTTCGGGTTCGGCCTACTGCTTGCGTTGTACCCGCGTTTCGATCTCAGCACCGTCAGGCTGATGGGCGTGCTCCAGCGGCTGGCGTTGTGTTATCTCGCGGCCGCGTTGTTCTACAAGGCGATGGGGGAGGCCGACGAAGAAGACAAGTGGCAAGCGGCTGTGGGTGTCACCGCCGTGCTGCTGCTGGCGTACTGGGCGGTCATGCAATTTATCCCGGCGCCCGGCGGGGTGGCCGGCGACCTGACTCCCGCCGGCAACCTCGGCGCGTGGATTGATCGCACCGTGATCGGCGAGGCGCATTTGTGGCGCCAGTCGAAGACATGGGATCCGGAAGGATTGCTCGGGACGATTCCGGCGGTGGCGTCGGCCCTGTCCGGTGTGGCCGCGGGCGTGATTCTCACCGGCCGCCGCACGGCGCCGCAGAAGGCGGCGTTCCTCGTCGCAGGCGGCGGCGCGGCGATCGTGATGGGGCTGGTCTGGGATCGGTCGTTCCCCATCAACAAGAGCCTCTGGACCAGTTCCTACGTGTTGTTCACGAGCGGCCTGGCGTCGATCGCGCTGGCGATGTGCTTCTGGCTGTTTGATGCGAGGGGCAGACAAGCGTTCCTGCGGCCGCTCGTGGTGCTTGGCACCAACGCGCTCGTCCTGTTCGTGGTGTCGGGCCTGCTCGTGAAGACGCTGTTGTTCTTCAAGGTCATGGGGCCTGACGGCGTCCTGATTTCAGTGAACCGCTGGCTCTACATCACGGGCTTTGAGCCCTTCGCATCGCCGAAGAACGCCTCGCTGCTCTTTGCGCTCGCCAACCTCGCGGTCCTCTACGTCCTGCTGGAAGTCTTGTATCGCCGCCGCTGGTTCCTGCGGGTCTGA